In the Setaria italica strain Yugu1 chromosome VI, Setaria_italica_v2.0, whole genome shotgun sequence genome, one interval contains:
- the LOC101780581 gene encoding glutamyl-tRNA reductase-binding protein, chloroplastic, with translation MSSSSPSLLSSPLPSPATVLSKKPASLRAVSSGTARRGVRVVAAAAATATPVSAASRARPSAAEVARTVVELAPSGTLSVVGPDGWPLGVGARFVADAAGAPALCLTAAEVAAPDAPSSFHVEFRQSGARTPQCTMLGALTKPSDESVLKKLSTRWQKKFGEDIDQDLLYLISVDRVLHTEDFNEDGMWVVPSEYTSAEPDPLRNFAENLVEEFNSTSAEDVHRIYSIYVESDLQVEDVKMIWVDRLGFDLHVHSGEGVFAVRIPFSREVSDEKGVKSSFNMMSHHAWEVEKSYASPEFEKIQFLKKVR, from the exons atgtcgtcgtcttcgccttccctcctctcctcgccgctcccctccccggCCACCGTCCTCTCCAAGAAGCCGGCGTCCCTGCGCGCCGTCTCCTCCGGGACTGCGAGGCGCGGGGTCcgggtggtggcagcggcggcggccacagcAACGCCGGTGTCCGCGGCGTCGCGGGCGCGGCCATCGGCGGCGGAGGTAGCGCGGACGGTCGTGGAGCTGGCCCCGTCCGGGACGCTCTCCGTGGTGGGTCCCGACGGATGGCCGCTCGGGGTCGGCGCGCGCTTCGTCGCGGATGCCGCCGGCGCTCCCGCGCTTTGCCTGACCGCCGCGGAGGTCGCCGCGCCCGATGCGCCGTCCAGCTTCCACGTCGAG TTTCGGCAGAGTGGAGCTAGGACACCACAGTGCACTATGCTTGGTGCCTTAACTAAGCCTAGTGATGAGTCTGTATTGAAG AAGCTTTCCACTAGGTGGCAAAAGAAATTTGGGGAAGATATTGATCAAGATCTTCTGTATTTAATATCTGTTGATCGGGTCTTGCACACGGAGGATTTCAATGAG GATGGCATGTGGGTAGTTCCATCCGAGTACACCAGTGCAGAACCTGATCCTCTACGCAACTTTGCTGAAAACCTTGTGGAGGAATTTAACAGCACAAGTGCCGAAGACGTCCATAGGATATACAGCATATATGTCGAATCAGATTTGCAG GTGGAAGATGTCAAGATGATATGGGTTGATAGGCTAGGTTTCGACTTGCATGTTCATTCTGGGGAAGGTGTCTTTGCTGTTCGGATCCCTTTTTCAAGGGAGGTCTCTGACGAGAAGGGGGTGAAATCATCGTTCAACATGATGTCTCATCATGCATGGGAGGTAGAGAAGAGCTATGCCAGTCCAGAGTTTGAGAAGATACAGTTCTTGAAGAAGGTCAGATAG